The Psychrobacillus sp. FSL K6-2836 nucleotide sequence AACCTAGATCTTGATGAGAACGGCTGATTGTTTGGCTGGGAGGAACTTCATCAAGCGAGCGGTAAAGCTTTTTAGAAAGGTGAAGATATATGATTGAACTTAACCAAATTACAACTCTGTTCCTTGCAGTAGCTCTCTATTTGTTTGGAATGGCACTTGTCAACCGGATTGGATTCCTTAACCGATTTCTAATCCCTGCCCCTGTAGTCGGCGGTTTGATATTCGCTACTTTGGCACTCGTGTTGAAAACTACGGGGATTGTCGAGGTTTCATTGGATACATCGCTTCAGACGCTGTTTATGATCGCTTTCTTTACGACGGTCGGCCTTGGGGCAAGCTTCAAGCTCATCAAACTGGGTGGGAAGCTCTTAGTCATCTACTTGCTTTTGTGTGGCGTCACGGTGTTCTTGCAGAACGTAATCGGCGTTTCGTTTGCCGAGTTGTTTGGAATTGACCCACTGTTAGGTGTCATGGCTGGAGCAGTTTCTATGAACGGAGGACATGGCGGTGCTGCGGCATATGGACAGACGATTGAGGATTTGGGCATTTCCTCAGCCTTAACGATTGGGATGGCCGCCGCCACACTTGGACTGATTTGCGGTAGCCTTTCCGGTGGCCCGGTTGCACGTTACCTGATTAAAAAACATGATTTAAAGCCGGCAACAGGTAAAATAGAAGGGTATGTAGAGAAAGATGAAAGACCGATTCAAGAGCGGTCTTTCATGATTCAGGTTGCCCTCATCACGTTCTCGATGGCAGTGGGAACGTATCTAGGTGATTTGTTTACGAATGTGACTGGCTTCGTCCTGCCGTCCTATATCGGGGCGATGTTCGTGGCGGTCATTGTCAGGAATCTTGCCGATCGCTTTATAAAAGGCACGGTGAACATGAAGGAGATCAACTTAATCGGTGATGTTTCGCTTGCGATTTTTCTCTCGATGGCACTGATGAGCATCAAGCTATGGGAAGTCGCAGATCTAGCACTACCACTCATCGGCATTATACTCATACAGGTTATCGTCGTCGTCTTGTATGCCCTCTTTGTGATGTTCCCATTGCTTGGCAAGGATTACGATGCGGCTGTTATGATCTCGGGATTCTTAGGCCACGGGCTGGGAGCAACACCGAACGCAATGGCGAACATGTCCGCGACCGTGAGCAAGTATGGTCCTTCTCGTACGGCGTTCCTAGTCGTGCCAATTGTTGGTGCATTCCTGATCGATGTTGTATTTAGCGCGCCAATCATTATCACGACCATTAACTTGTTCAAGTGATTTATTGAAATGACGGTTTTCAGATTAACTATTTCTGATTTAATAAAAAAAGCTTCTAGTCCTT carries:
- the gltS gene encoding sodium/glutamate symporter, whose protein sequence is MIELNQITTLFLAVALYLFGMALVNRIGFLNRFLIPAPVVGGLIFATLALVLKTTGIVEVSLDTSLQTLFMIAFFTTVGLGASFKLIKLGGKLLVIYLLLCGVTVFLQNVIGVSFAELFGIDPLLGVMAGAVSMNGGHGGAAAYGQTIEDLGISSALTIGMAAATLGLICGSLSGGPVARYLIKKHDLKPATGKIEGYVEKDERPIQERSFMIQVALITFSMAVGTYLGDLFTNVTGFVLPSYIGAMFVAVIVRNLADRFIKGTVNMKEINLIGDVSLAIFLSMALMSIKLWEVADLALPLIGIILIQVIVVVLYALFVMFPLLGKDYDAAVMISGFLGHGLGATPNAMANMSATVSKYGPSRTAFLVVPIVGAFLIDVVFSAPIIITTINLFK